The Actinomycetota bacterium genome includes a window with the following:
- a CDS encoding isocitrate/isopropylmalate dehydrogenase family protein, with protein MRTVILIPGDGIGPEITEAMRRVVEATGVSIEWEVVQAGANVVDKCGTPLPEHVLESIRRNKVAIKGPITTPVGTGFRSVNVALRKELDLYACLRPAFSLEGVPSRYSDIDLVVVRENTEDLYAGIERMADEDTAESIKRITRRASERIARFAFEYALREHRRKVTAVHKANIMKFSDGLFLECARKVAQDYPQIEFEDRIVDNMCMQLVQKPEVYDILLCPNLYGDILSDLCAGLVGGLGIVPGANIGERCAVFEPVHGSAPKYAGQNKVNPTAIILSSVLMLKHMGEKEAADKIFNATAGVIKEGKTVTYDLGGTASTSEMADAIIQKITL; from the coding sequence ATGCGTACAGTAATTCTGATTCCCGGTGACGGGATTGGTCCGGAAATAACTGAGGCGATGAGACGAGTGGTGGAAGCCACTGGGGTTTCCATCGAATGGGAGGTTGTCCAAGCCGGTGCGAATGTGGTGGATAAATGTGGGACACCTTTACCTGAACATGTCCTGGAGTCGATCCGTCGAAATAAGGTTGCCATCAAAGGACCGATTACCACACCCGTGGGGACCGGTTTTCGCAGCGTCAATGTGGCATTGAGGAAGGAACTCGATTTGTACGCTTGCCTGAGACCCGCTTTTTCTCTGGAGGGAGTGCCATCCAGATACAGCGATATCGATCTCGTGGTGGTTCGGGAAAATACGGAGGATCTCTATGCAGGGATCGAACGGATGGCGGATGAGGATACGGCTGAGAGCATTAAAAGGATCACCCGTAGGGCCTCTGAGCGCATTGCCCGATTTGCCTTTGAGTACGCCCTAAGAGAGCACCGCCGCAAGGTCACCGCGGTCCATAAAGCAAACATAATGAAGTTCAGTGATGGTCTATTTTTAGAATGTGCCAGAAAGGTTGCCCAGGATTATCCTCAAATCGAATTCGAGGACAGAATAGTCGATAACATGTGCATGCAGCTAGTTCAAAAACCCGAAGTATATGACATTCTGCTCTGTCCAAATCTATACGGGGATATACTCTCCGACTTATGTGCTGGTCTCGTTGGAGGTTTGGGCATAGTGCCCGGAGCGAACATTGGAGAGAGGTGCGCGGTCTTTGAACCTGTCCATGGAAGTGCTCCCAAATATGCGGGACAGAACAAGGTCAATCCCACGGCGATCATTCTCTCCAGCGTCTTGATGCTCAAGCACATGGGGGAGAAAGAAGCAGCCGATAAAATCTTCAACGCAACCGCTGGAGTAATCAAGGAAGGCAAGACGGTTACCTACGACCTGGGGGGTACCGCTTCCACCTCTGAGATGGCAGACGCCATCATTCAAAAAATCACCCTGTAG